In Glycine max cultivar Williams 82 chromosome 4, Glycine_max_v4.0, whole genome shotgun sequence, the genomic stretch ATCTCACTTTCTTATAATGATTAATCCCGTAAGAAAATTTACAGTAATCTTACAATGTTAAACATTCTTCTCTGATGTTAATGCTAAGcaattcaggaaaaaaaatgctaagcatcaaaatttatactaccaaaaaacattatcaaaatttaacttttatacaAGTATTAAAGTATAGAAGATAAAGCTTACAATTTTTAGAgtttaatgatatatatataaaataattttatattatcatttgattataattataaaaattaacatatttacaTTATATAGTATATCatggttaaataataatataaaattgttttaaaatctcaatacataatattttttttctcattttttatatatgtgaactaaaacttaaagtaaaattttaaacataaaataaagagCACCGTTATTCAGTACGAACAGCGTAAAGCGTAAACACGAAAGCGCACGAACGATTATTGACTTATTGtgctttaatataattttttaaaaataaatacaattaaaaacattaagaaaaaacataaaatacattttaactGAAAAACAAGGTTCGCACCAAATaacatttttgtaaaataaatagtttaatcTTCTATATTTTACTATCTACCTACTCTTATAtgcatatataagaaaattttattttatgagatGATGTGAAGGGAcatcttcattttcattcttttcaaataatttaattaatataaattttatacaattcaattaatacaaaatttatatttatttatttatttcaaatagaatcttaaatgaattaaattaattataatacttAAGAacgatataaattatttattgacatatatactaattttcatttattaaaatttaaactaaataattaataatatattaaaaatttaaacaatataaaaaaatattttaataaattataaaatatgaatttaatattcttactggtttcattaaaaaaaaaaaaaagcagattAGTCAAGTGCTTTATGCGTTGGAAGAGCATTAGCCATTAATTAGTAATGAGATAATTGATGCTTACAACTCTGACAAGCGCGCAACAATAATGTTGagatttctttcctttcttaatGCAAACTTACCACGTATAAActcattatgttaaaaaaaagcatataaactcattaacttatattttggaatatttgtagtaattaacttaattatagGGATTGAACAGTTTTTTTCACATATTTATCTTCTCTGTTTCTATATATCAGCGTAGTCAGAATTTTACACTCTCTAATGACAcccaatatatattttagaaattaaattagttatgaaattaatttttagtgggAATGACAGATTCTCAACATATTATCTTATATTACAACACTcgaattaagaataaaatttgtcaaataacATTAATCCAATTAATAAGAAACggacttatattttataaatatgtcaACGTGAGTTTAAGTCTCATTATAAAATGTAAGCATCCTATTAATAGGTAATTAGTAAGCATGTTTATAAGCATTCATGGAACATGAGGTTTATCGTGAAGCTGATGAATTTTTGAGACTCAACAGtccctaaacttttatttatttaaaattatgacaGAAGCTTGGCGGCAGAAGAGGAGGTAAAAGCAGGAGAAAAGTGACAGGAGTGAGCCCCACaattatagagagagagagagagagaattaggtattttcatcattattactatttattatttatataaattttaatatcgtAGTAGtaagaataagaataagaattaaGAAGCGGAAGGAATCCAAAAGCGTGATCGCATGAGAATCACCTAACATCGGACcttaaaataagagaaagagaACAACGAAGAAGTTGTTGTGTCttaagaaagagagagatggCGGCGGAGATACCGTGCTGTGGAACAAAGTTTTCACTGTACGTTTTGGTGATCATAGGTTTGGTCTGCTTCGCGGGACTAATGGCTGGTCTCACTCTCGGACTCATGTCTTTGGGACTCGTCGACCTCGAAGTTCTCATCAAATCTGGTCGTCCTCAGGATCGCATCCACGCTTGTTAGTAATACTATCATAGTATCatcccccttttttttccttccaattATTTAAATTCTCTGCTTCTtactctttgtttttcttttcttttcttttcttttctttttgcagcGAAAATTTATCCGGTTGTTAAGAACCAGCATCTTCTGCTTTGCACGCTTTTAATTGGAAACTCCTTAGCCATGGAGGTCTTGTTATTTTCTCAACCCTTCttggtttaattaattaatcattttattttattttgttttggcaTGTTTCTGTTTTAGGCTCTTCCCATTTTTCTTGATTCACTGGTGCATCCCGCTGCGGCAATCTTGATTTCGGTCACGCTCATCCTCATGTTTGGAGaggtaatttatttattgattttcgTGTTATCAGCGAAACAACATGAATAATAATGTTTTATGAGGTTCTTCGTTCCATGGTTGGTGCAGATATTGCCCCAAGCAATTTGTACAAGATATGGATTGACGGTTGGAGCCACGCTGGCTCCACTTGTTCGGGTTCTTCTTATAGTTTTCTTCCCGCTTTCTTATCCTATCAGCAAGGTATGCTTATAAtgtcaatatatatgtatgattaCTATCAACACAGGGTAAGTTTAGTGAGAGTGGTTATTAGTCTTCCTAAACGTAACAAATCAAGGTTTGAATAATTGTCGGAGAGGTGTTCATATTTAGTGTTTGACAGTAGTGTCTCAGACAAGATTGTCTCCAAAAAAGAATACCTGTgggaacaaacaaaaaaaaaagtaagattaGTAAATGTAAAAAAACTGATGGAGATTGTAATATTTTCAGGTTCTTGATTGGATGTTGGGTAAAGGACATGCTGCCCTTTTAAAGAGGGCAGAGCTCAAGACTTTTGTGAATTTTCATGGAAATGAGGTATTGtggtagatatata encodes the following:
- the LOC100527789 gene encoding DUF21 domain-containing protein At1g47330 isoform X2 translates to MAAEIPCCGTKFSLYVLVIIGLVCFAGLMAGLTLGLMSLGLVDLEVLIKSGRPQDRIHASKIYPVVKNQHLLLCTLLIGNSLAMEALPIFLDSLVHPAAAILISVTLILMFGEILPQAICTRYGLTVGATLAPLVRVLLIVFFPLSYPISKVLDWMLGKGHAALLKRAELKTFVNFHGNEAGKGGDLTHDETTIITGALDLTEKTAKDAMTPISKAFSLDLDATLNLETLNSIMTIGHSRVPVYAGEKTNIIGLVLVKNLFMVDSKAAVPLRKMLIRKIPRVSENMPLYDILNEFQKGHSHIAVVYRDLNDKNEAPKKVKDGELLDLKDKRKNKGEKTSLDKALVPSNCHLCFLL